One window of the Prochlorococcus marinus XMU1411 genome contains the following:
- the dapF gene encoding diaminopimelate epimerase, which yields MKNITFEKYQGNGNDFVIIDSRGNELYKNYKTNKIFDIRKICNRQFGIGADGVIFIEEPNEDNYAKMVIFNSDGSEAQMCGNGIRCLVEYLHVNDSINNKNIEYKIETKAGLKIAKYLNDEITVKMGVPILECQNIPTTIEKKINSIPSHEFIEKDFNNMGYAVGMGNPHLIFFIKEIESIVLSRLGPIFEKNELFPEKTNVHFCQILNRDNIKVKVWERGAGPTLACGTGACAIHVAAYKLGLCNSQTIVTLPGGNLKIDWSKDDCEVMMTGNAKKVFSGSILVN from the coding sequence ATGAAAAATATAACTTTTGAAAAATATCAAGGTAACGGAAATGATTTCGTAATAATAGATTCTAGAGGAAATGAATTATATAAAAATTACAAGACAAATAAAATATTTGATATAAGAAAAATTTGCAACAGGCAATTTGGTATTGGAGCAGATGGTGTGATTTTTATAGAAGAACCTAATGAAGATAATTATGCAAAAATGGTAATTTTTAATTCTGATGGTTCTGAAGCACAAATGTGTGGAAACGGAATCAGGTGTTTAGTTGAGTATCTCCACGTAAATGATTCAATAAATAATAAAAATATAGAATATAAAATTGAGACTAAAGCAGGTTTAAAAATTGCTAAATATTTAAATGATGAAATTACAGTAAAAATGGGAGTTCCAATATTAGAATGTCAAAATATACCAACAACAATTGAAAAAAAAATAAATTCAATTCCTTCACACGAATTTATTGAGAAAGATTTTAATAATATGGGTTATGCCGTAGGAATGGGAAATCCTCATTTAATATTCTTTATAAAAGAAATAGAGTCAATTGTTCTTTCCAGACTTGGTCCTATATTTGAAAAAAATGAATTATTTCCTGAAAAAACTAATGTGCATTTTTGTCAAATTTTAAATAGAGATAATATCAAAGTAAAAGTATGGGAAAGGGGTGCAGGACCAACCTTAGCTTGTGGAACAGGTGCCTGTGCTATCCATGTAGCAGCTTATAAATTAGGCCTTTGTAATTCACAAACCATAGTTACCTTACCAGGAGGTAATCTTAAAATTGATTGGTCAAAAGACGATTGTGAAGTCATGATGACCGGTAATGCTAAAAAGGTTTTCTCAGGATCAATATTAGTAAATTAA
- a CDS encoding DUF1995 family protein: protein MESNYRLPKDLNESLKNMEDAIIPSLLDSNKRFTIEFNFEGLKFNRIGITIYKILSRNNNVFITFADQGAVALAQRDYPDIKDKIFTFKSFNESNNINNIDSAMISILPQPYDFDSFEPMSDNYQGTHYSLNPKFEDANIGIGSVIRERRKNFVKTWKNIYFLQPLNKAALMHIYPNNWLLFKEENKRYFFKKEFEIKPDNESIFVNL from the coding sequence ATGGAATCCAATTACAGACTACCTAAAGATTTAAATGAATCTCTTAAGAATATGGAGGATGCAATTATTCCAAGTTTATTAGATTCAAATAAAAGATTTACTATAGAATTTAATTTTGAAGGATTGAAGTTTAACAGAATTGGAATAACTATCTACAAGATATTGTCCAGAAATAATAATGTATTCATAACATTTGCTGATCAAGGTGCTGTGGCTTTGGCTCAAAGAGACTATCCAGATATCAAAGATAAAATCTTTACTTTTAAATCATTTAATGAATCAAATAATATAAATAATATTGATAGTGCAATGATATCGATACTACCTCAGCCATATGATTTCGATTCATTTGAACCAATGTCTGATAATTATCAAGGCACGCATTATTCATTAAATCCAAAATTTGAAGATGCCAATATAGGTATAGGAAGTGTTATTAGAGAGCGACGTAAAAACTTTGTCAAAACATGGAAAAATATTTATTTTCTGCAACCTTTAAATAAAGCTGCTCTTATGCATATTTATCCAAATAACTGGTTACTTTTCAAAGAAGAAAATAAAAGATATTTTTTTAAAAAAGAATTTGAAATTAAACCCGACAATGAATCTATTTTTGTAAATTTATAG
- a CDS encoding cysteine desulfurase family protein yields MENNFIYLDNASTTPLSENVLNIINSTYRDYWHNPSSKYELGIKCSTYLEKIRSKIGYIFEANPEDIIFTSGSSESTNIVFNNIYENFNNGRVVISNVEHQATTICANKLRKQNWDIYEWTVNNDGILNISNIEKILNNDTKLVSIIWGQSEIGTVQPVQFIGSKCEELNIMFHLDGTQILSNGIFSWKDLKCDFLSLSAHKFGGPKGIGILLTKEKSRKILKNNDISLTQEFSIRQGTQALPLIAGMYESLKNIKGKIKLYDYITEFPSNNINKLKNYFFQKIKDNNHIQITGSINHRLPSHISFLLLNKLFEPIRAYKVVNFMSENKIAISSGSACSSSSGKPSSTLKNIGLKDDELYSNIRVTLGSINNKSEIDKFLELIQICIDKF; encoded by the coding sequence ATGGAAAATAATTTTATCTATTTAGATAATGCATCCACAACTCCATTATCTGAGAATGTTTTAAATATAATTAATTCAACATACAGGGATTATTGGCATAACCCTTCATCTAAATATGAGCTAGGGATAAAATGCTCTACATATCTTGAAAAAATTAGATCTAAAATTGGTTATATATTTGAAGCAAATCCAGAGGATATAATTTTTACATCTGGTTCTTCGGAATCGACAAATATTGTATTTAATAATATTTATGAGAACTTTAATAATGGTAGGGTTGTTATTTCAAATGTTGAACATCAAGCAACAACTATTTGTGCTAATAAACTAAGAAAACAAAATTGGGATATTTACGAATGGACGGTAAATAATGATGGAATTTTAAATATTTCTAATATCGAAAAAATTTTAAATAATGATACTAAGCTTGTATCAATTATTTGGGGACAAAGTGAAATTGGGACAGTACAACCTGTCCAATTTATTGGTTCCAAATGTGAAGAATTAAATATAATGTTTCATTTAGATGGAACTCAAATATTAAGTAATGGAATATTCAGTTGGAAAGATCTTAAATGTGATTTTTTAAGTTTATCTGCTCATAAATTTGGAGGTCCAAAAGGGATCGGTATTCTTTTAACAAAAGAAAAGTCTAGAAAAATTTTAAAAAATAATGACATATCACTTACTCAGGAATTTTCAATTAGACAAGGTACACAAGCTTTGCCATTAATCGCTGGAATGTATGAATCATTAAAGAATATTAAAGGAAAAATAAAATTATATGATTACATAACTGAATTTCCTTCTAATAATATTAATAAACTTAAAAATTATTTTTTTCAAAAAATTAAAGATAATAATCATATACAGATTACGGGTAGTATTAACCATAGACTTCCCAGTCATATTTCGTTTCTACTATTAAATAAACTATTTGAGCCTATAAGGGCCTATAAGGTTGTTAATTTCATGTCAGAAAATAAAATAGCCATAAGTAGTGGAAGTGCATGTTCAAGCTCATCTGGGAAACCTAGCTCAACACTTAAAAATATTGGTTTAAAAGATGATGAACTATATTCAAATATTCGTGTTACTTTAGGTTCAATAAACAATAAGTCAGAAATAGATAAATTTTTAGAACTTATTCAAATATGTATTGACAAATTTTAA